The Saccharopolyspora gloriosae genome window below encodes:
- a CDS encoding transcription antitermination factor NusB, with amino-acid sequence MNDHRPRRPSRPRGSRPPQRGKTPARPPEQDPARMAALETLRAVRERDAYANLTLPGLLRKRKLDGRDAGLATELAYGTCRATGLLDAVIADCSGRDVSEVDPVTLDVLRMGVYQLLRTRIPDHAAVASTVDIVRGEAGSKLAGFANAVMRRASERDEQEWIDRLAPARDTDPVGHLALRHAHPRWVAQAFADALGDTGDGLAAALAADDARPAVHLAARPGEISNEELAAITGGDEAPYSPYGVHLEAGAGDPGDLEPVREGFAAVQDEGSQLAALAVTKPEVTGSDTRWLDLCAGPGGKAGLLGALITLDGGTLDAVEQSEHRAELIRKVTRDLAVTVHVADGRESGLEPGYDRVLVDAPCTGLGALRRRPEARWRRQPSDVAELAKLQRSLLLSAVGLARSGGVVAYVVCSPHLSETDGVISDVVRRSGAELLDAREAFPGVPDLGDGPTVQLWPHLHGTDAMFCALLRVP; translated from the coding sequence GTGAACGACCACCGTCCCCGCCGCCCGTCCCGGCCCCGCGGCAGCCGCCCGCCGCAGCGCGGCAAGACCCCCGCCCGGCCGCCCGAGCAGGACCCGGCGCGGATGGCGGCGCTGGAAACGCTGCGCGCGGTCCGCGAGCGCGACGCCTACGCGAACCTGACGCTGCCGGGCCTGCTGCGCAAGCGCAAGCTCGACGGCAGGGACGCGGGGCTGGCCACCGAGCTCGCCTACGGCACCTGCCGCGCCACCGGTCTGCTCGACGCGGTCATCGCGGACTGCAGCGGCCGTGACGTGTCCGAAGTGGACCCGGTGACGCTGGACGTGCTGCGAATGGGCGTCTACCAGTTGCTGCGCACCAGGATTCCGGACCACGCCGCCGTGGCGTCCACAGTGGACATCGTGCGCGGCGAGGCGGGGTCGAAGCTCGCCGGGTTCGCCAACGCCGTCATGCGCCGCGCCAGCGAGCGCGACGAGCAGGAGTGGATCGACCGGCTCGCGCCCGCCCGCGACACCGACCCCGTCGGCCACCTCGCGCTGCGCCACGCGCACCCGCGCTGGGTGGCGCAGGCGTTCGCCGACGCGCTCGGCGACACCGGCGACGGCCTCGCCGCCGCGCTCGCCGCCGACGACGCCCGGCCCGCCGTGCACCTCGCCGCCCGGCCCGGCGAGATCAGCAACGAGGAGCTCGCCGCCATCACCGGCGGTGACGAAGCGCCGTACTCGCCCTACGGCGTGCACCTGGAGGCGGGCGCCGGCGACCCCGGCGACCTGGAACCGGTGCGCGAAGGCTTCGCCGCCGTGCAGGACGAGGGCAGCCAGCTCGCCGCCCTCGCCGTCACCAAGCCCGAGGTGACCGGCTCCGACACCCGCTGGCTCGACCTGTGCGCGGGCCCCGGCGGCAAGGCCGGGCTGCTCGGCGCGCTGATCACCCTCGACGGCGGCACGCTCGACGCGGTCGAGCAGTCCGAGCACCGCGCGGAGCTCATCCGCAAGGTCACCCGCGACCTCGCCGTCACCGTGCACGTCGCCGACGGGCGCGAATCCGGCCTCGAACCCGGCTACGACCGGGTGCTCGTCGACGCGCCGTGCACCGGGCTCGGCGCGCTGCGGCGCCGTCCGGAGGCCCGCTGGCGGCGGCAGCCCTCGGACGTGGCGGAACTGGCGAAGTTGCAGCGCTCGCTGCTGCTGTCGGCCGTGGGGCTCGCCCGCTCCGGTGGTGTCGTGGCCTACGTCGTGTGCTCGCCGCACCTGTCGGAGACCGACGGCGTCATCTCCGACGTGGTGCGCCGCAGCGGTGCGGAACTGCTCGACGCGCGCGAGGCGTTCCCCGGCGTCCCCGACCTCGGCGACGGCCCCACCGTCCAGCTCTGGCCGCACCTGCACGGCACGGACGCGATGTTCTGCGCCCTGCTCCGAGTCCCCTGA
- a CDS encoding zf-HC2 domain-containing protein, with protein MNCESCRNSVSAVLDGEPPEFPEAEVDAHLETCAACRAFQAEAGELTRHLRVRLVAPTPDLAGAVLARVPRRDRVRGVLRGALALTATVQILLALAQMVGLVGLHGHAGHGGMTEHLFNESTAWNLALGVGLLWASWRDRTAAGVLPVLSAFVAALAGFSVHDLVVGAATVERVASHALLLVGLGLLFAVHRRGGGGPAPADAGHDGGSGSAGDGSAPELAADQAPPHLRPTAYRRAA; from the coding sequence GTGAACTGTGAAAGTTGCCGGAACTCGGTGTCGGCCGTGCTGGACGGGGAGCCGCCGGAGTTCCCCGAAGCCGAGGTCGACGCCCACCTGGAGACGTGCGCGGCCTGCCGGGCGTTCCAGGCGGAGGCGGGCGAGCTGACGCGCCACCTGCGGGTTCGGCTGGTCGCACCCACTCCGGACCTCGCGGGCGCGGTGCTGGCGCGGGTGCCGCGCCGGGACCGGGTGCGCGGCGTGCTGCGCGGTGCGCTGGCGCTCACCGCCACCGTTCAGATCCTGCTCGCGCTGGCCCAGATGGTGGGACTCGTCGGGCTGCACGGGCACGCGGGGCACGGCGGCATGACCGAGCACCTGTTCAACGAGAGCACCGCGTGGAACCTCGCGCTGGGCGTCGGGCTGCTGTGGGCGTCGTGGCGGGACCGCACCGCCGCCGGCGTGCTGCCGGTGCTGAGCGCGTTCGTGGCCGCGCTCGCCGGTTTCTCGGTGCACGACCTGGTCGTCGGCGCCGCGACCGTGGAACGCGTCGCTTCGCACGCCCTGCTGCTGGTCGGCCTGGGCCTGTTGTTCGCGGTGCACCGGCGCGGCGGTGGCGGCCCGGCCCCGGCGGACGCGGGTCACGACGGCGGCTCGGGCTCGGCGGGCGACGGTTCGGCTCCGGAGCTCGCCGCCGACCAGGCGCCGCCGCACCTGCGCCCCACGGCGTACCGCCGGGCGGCGTGA
- the fmt gene encoding methionyl-tRNA formyltransferase encodes MRLVFAGTPAPAVPSLQALIDSERHEVAAVITRPDARAGRGRKVLRSPVGELADEHGIEVLTPPRATDPDFLARLEEIAPDCCPVVAYGALLRQRALDVPRHGWVNLHFSLLPAWRGAAPVQSAIRHGDEITGAATFHLVPELDAGPVYGVVTEDVRDTDTSGDLLDRLAISGAKLLAATLDGIEDGTVRAQPQPAEGVSYAPKVTSEDAKADFAAPALAVDRLIRSVTPDPGSWAWFRDERFKLGPVTRTEETGLAPGEISVQRRRVLVGTATEAVALGEVQAQGKKRMAATDWARGTRIEQGERLQ; translated from the coding sequence ATGCGGCTCGTCTTCGCCGGGACCCCGGCGCCCGCCGTGCCTTCGTTGCAGGCCCTCATCGACTCCGAGCGCCACGAGGTCGCGGCCGTGATCACCCGGCCGGACGCGCGCGCCGGACGCGGCCGCAAGGTGCTGCGCTCACCGGTCGGCGAGCTCGCCGACGAGCACGGCATCGAAGTCCTCACGCCGCCGCGCGCCACGGACCCGGATTTCCTGGCACGGCTGGAGGAAATCGCCCCGGACTGCTGCCCGGTGGTGGCCTACGGGGCGCTGCTGCGGCAGCGGGCGCTCGACGTCCCCCGGCACGGATGGGTCAACCTGCACTTCTCGCTGCTGCCGGCGTGGCGCGGCGCGGCGCCGGTGCAGTCCGCGATCCGGCACGGCGACGAGATCACCGGTGCCGCCACGTTCCACCTGGTGCCGGAGCTCGACGCCGGTCCCGTTTACGGCGTGGTCACCGAGGACGTGCGCGACACCGACACCTCGGGCGACCTGCTGGACCGGCTGGCGATCTCCGGTGCGAAGCTGCTGGCCGCGACGCTCGACGGCATCGAGGACGGCACGGTGCGGGCGCAACCGCAGCCCGCCGAGGGCGTCAGCTACGCGCCGAAGGTCACCTCGGAGGACGCCAAGGCGGACTTCGCCGCGCCCGCGCTCGCCGTGGACCGGCTGATCCGTTCGGTGACGCCGGATCCCGGCTCGTGGGCGTGGTTCCGGGACGAGCGGTTCAAGCTCGGGCCGGTGACGCGCACCGAGGAGACCGGCCTCGCTCCCGGCGAGATCAGCGTGCAGCGCCGCCGGGTGCTCGTCGGCACCGCGACCGAAGCGGTCGCGCTGGGCGAAGTGCAGGCGCAGGGCAAGAAACGCATGGCGGCCACGGACTGGGCGCGCGGAACCCGCATCGAGCAAGGAGAACGTCTGCAGTGA
- a CDS encoding nucleoside deaminase: MEREHRRWLEVAAAEARAGAAEGGIPIGAALIGADGSVLGRGRNRRVQDDDPSVHAETAAFRAAGRQRGYADTTMVTTLSPCWYCSGLVRQFGIGTVVIGEARNFHGGHDWLAEHGVRIVLLDDPECARSMAEFIAQHPRLWHEDIGEQD; encoded by the coding sequence GTGGAGCGGGAGCACCGGCGGTGGCTGGAGGTCGCCGCGGCGGAGGCGCGGGCGGGTGCCGCCGAAGGCGGCATCCCCATCGGGGCCGCGCTCATCGGAGCGGACGGCTCCGTGCTCGGGCGGGGGCGGAACCGGCGGGTCCAGGACGACGACCCGTCGGTGCACGCGGAGACCGCCGCGTTCCGCGCCGCGGGCAGGCAGCGCGGTTACGCGGACACCACGATGGTCACCACCCTGTCGCCCTGCTGGTACTGCAGCGGACTCGTGCGGCAGTTCGGCATCGGCACCGTCGTGATCGGCGAGGCCCGCAACTTCCACGGCGGGCACGACTGGCTCGCCGAGCACGGCGTGCGGATCGTGCTGCTCGACGACCCCGAGTGCGCCCGGTCGATGGCGGAGTTCATCGCCCAGCACCCGCGCCTGTGGCACGAGGACATCGGCGAACAGGACTGA